The Desulfofundulus salinus genome includes the window ATCGCCCGCCGGCTCCTGGGGAGCATACAGAGGGGGCTCCTCCAGGTTGTTGGAAGGCAAGTAACTCAACAAAAGGCGAACCATCTGCAGGCAGGTTTCTTCGTCGGGGGCCATAAAGTGGGCTACGCCGCTGGTCTGGTTATGGGTGGCGGCCCCACCAAGGGTCTCCATGGTCACCTCTTCACCGGTAACTGCCTTGATTACCTGGGGTCCCGTAATAAACATCTGGCTGGTACCCTGGACCATAAAAATGAAGTCAGTCAACGCCGGGGAATACACCGCTCCTCCCGCACATGGTCCCATGATCACGGAAATCTGGGGGATCACCCCGGATGCAATGGTGTTCCGGAAGAAAATTTCACCGTAACCGTTAAGGGCATCCACGCCCTCCTGAATGCGCGCTCCCCCGGAATCATTTAGACCAACCACGGGAGCACCGGTTTTCATGGCCAGATCGAGCACATGGCAGATTTTAGCTGCATGGATGCGTCCCAGGGAACCTCCTGCCACCGTAAAGTCCTGGGCAAAGATGTATACCTTTCGCCCGTCAACTTTACCGTAACCGGTAACAACACCTTCGCCGGGGTTTTTGAGATTGGAAATGTCGGGGTCACCGGCAAAAGTATTTATTTCAACGAAGGTACCGGGATCAAAGAACATTTCAATCCGTTCCCGGGCGGTTTTCTTGCCGGCCTCGTGCTGTTTTTCGATGCGTTTTGGCCCACCGCCCGCATGGATTTGCTCGCGCAACTGCCTTAGCTGTTCCAGCTTTTCCTGCATACCCAATGGCGTTCCCTCCCTTAATTAATTGTCACGCTCGCACAATTCCACCAGCGTGCCAAAGGTGGACTTGGGATGAAGAAAAGCAATCCTGGCCCCCCCGGCACCCAGGCGAGGCTTTTCATCAATGAGTCGTACACCTTTTGCTTTTAATTCCTCCAGCGCCTGCTCCAGATTTTCCACCCGGAAGGCGATGTGCTGGATACCCTCGCCATTTTTCTCAATAAACCGGGCAATAGGCCCGTCAGGGGTAGTGGACTCCAGAAGCTCCACTTCA containing:
- the mce gene encoding methylmalonyl-CoA epimerase — translated: MIGIKKIDHIGIAVKDLAKAIEFYEGLLGLKVTGTEVVEEQKVKVAFLPTGDSEVELLESTTPDGPIARFIEKNGEGIQHIAFRVENLEQALEELKAKGVRLIDEKPRLGAGGARIAFLHPKSTFGTLVELCERDN
- a CDS encoding acyl-CoA carboxylase subunit beta; translated protein: MGMQEKLEQLRQLREQIHAGGGPKRIEKQHEAGKKTARERIEMFFDPGTFVEINTFAGDPDISNLKNPGEGVVTGYGKVDGRKVYIFAQDFTVAGGSLGRIHAAKICHVLDLAMKTGAPVVGLNDSGGARIQEGVDALNGYGEIFFRNTIASGVIPQISVIMGPCAGGAVYSPALTDFIFMVQGTSQMFITGPQVIKAVTGEEVTMETLGGAATHNQTSGVAHFMAPDEETCLQMVRLLLSYLPSNNLEEPPLYAPQEPAGDPEELLQIIPDNPNMSYDVRKIISLIVDGGQFFEVQPLYARNAVIGFARINGQAVGIVANQPDYLAGCLDINASDKISRFVRFCDCFNLPLITFMDVPGFLPGTAQEYGGIIRHGAKMLYAYSEATVPKITVILRKAYGGAYLAMCSSSLRADAVFAWPTAEIAVMGPEGAVNIIYRKEIAEAENPMEMRAKLTAEYREKFANPYVASARGYIEDVIDPRDTRSRIIVTLESLAGKRETRPRKKHGNMPV